TGTCCATTTCGAGGTGCGTCGGAACGGCCAATTCCTGGATCCCTTCGCGGCTGAGGATCCCGACGATCCGCAAGGGGAAGCACATCCGCTGTGGAACGCCGCCGCCTTGCAACACTTGACCTATCGCCCGGCGGGGGAGTTGTCCGCGGGATTTTCCGCCACGGTTCCGGATGATCTGCGGGTCGCGGATCCCCCAACCGAAACCCTGGAGGGTCGGGCGGAAAAATTGATCTTCTGGGTCAACCTGTTCGGCGCCCGCGTCGGGGATCAGGAGACCATGGAACTGACGGCCCCATCCGGATCCATTCTGGCCCGACACGAAACCCGACACGAACGCAATCGGGCGCGGGTCATGCGTTACCTCGGCAAGCCGCGTCCGCCAACACTGGACTCCTGGCCCCCGGGGCGCTACACCGGCTCTTATACGTTGACACGACCGGGTGAGGCCAAACCTCTGGTGCAGATCACCCGTCATCTGGACATCCCTTGACACCCGACCGCTTGCAGGGAGCCTTGGTATATGACCCTCCTTTCTAAAATGGCGCTTGTGCTGGCTCTGATCCCACTCCTGATGACCGGCCAGGGAGAGGCGGCGGTGACCACCGAACAGCTCCCGGAGCCTCTGAAGCCCTGGGTCAACTGGGTGCTGCACGGCCACGAGCAGAACCTGTGTCCCATGGCCCACGACAACGCCTCCTCCCGCTGGTGCAGTTGGTCTTCCCGGTTGTCCCTGACGCTGGAGAAGAATCAAGGCCGTTTCGGATTGCAGGCGCGTGTGGTGGGCCATGTCTGGCTGCCTTTGCCCGGCGATGGGGAACGGTGGCCCCGGGAGGTGAAGGTGAACGACAAACCCGCCATCGTGACGGTGCAAGAGGGGATTCCGGGGGTATGGTTGAGTGCCGGCAGCCATGCCGTAAGCGGCGAGTGGCGTTATGCCACCCTGCCCGAATTCCTGAAGGTGCCTGGAGAGGTGGGTCTGATCACCCTGAGCGTGGAAGGCCGGGGGATTCCTTTTGCCGCCCCGGACAACGAAGGCCGATTGTGGCTGCACCCCAAAAACCAGACCAAACGGGATGAAGACCGACTGGAGATGTCGGTGCAACGTCTGTTGCGCGACGGCGTGCCGGTGACCCTGGAGACCCGCATCGAACTACGGGTTTCGGGCAAGCAGCGTGAAATCCTGCTGGGTCCATCCCTGGGCGCGGAGTGGATTCCCACCGACGTGAACGCCCCGCTGCCGATCCGGATCGAGCCGGATGGAGGGATAAAAATTCAGGTCAAGGCCGGGGTATGGCCCATCATCCTGGAGCAACGCCTTCCCGGACCGGTCACCACCATCGAACGTCCCAAGTCTCCCCCCTCCCCCTGGCCCGAAGAGGAGGCCTGGGCCTTCGCGGCCAATCCCCGCATGCGCATGGTGACGGTGGGAGGCGTGGATGCGGTGGATCCCCGTCAAACCGGATTGCCCCAGGAGTGGCACAACCATCCGGCCTATCGGATGCGCCCCGGAGACCGGATGCAACTGGTGGAAAAAAAACGGGGCGAGAGTGATCCGATCACCGAACGTCTGAACCTGACCCGTACCTTGTGGCTGGATTTCTCCGGAGCGGGGTGGACCATCCAGGATCAGATCCAGGGAACCGGCATGGGTTCCTGGCGTCTGGAGATGAATCCCCCCATGAACCTGGGACGGGTGCTGATCGACGGGGAGAATCAATTCATCACCCACCTGCCCGGTTCGGCCCTGAGCGGCGTGGAACTCCGGGAAAAACAGGTGAAAGTCAGCGCGGAAAGCCGTCTGCCCCTGAATACCGGGGTGATTCCGGCCACCGGTTGGAATCAGGATTTCCAGAAGGTCTCCGCCACGGCCCATCTCCCCCCGGGATGGCGTCTGCTGCACGCCAGGGGGGTGGACCGGGCCGACGCAACCTGGATCGGCCAATGGACCTTGCTGGACTTCTTCCTGACCCTGGTGGTGGCTCTGGCCACCGGACGGTTGTGGGGCAGGCTCTGGGGTGGGGTGGCCCTGATGGCCATGGGATTGATCCATCCGGAACAACCCGCGCTGGCCTGGAGCCTGCTGGCGATCATGGGGGCCGTGGCGGCGCTGCGGGTGGTGCCGGCAAAAGGATGGCCCGCACGGCTGCTGGGCACCTGGCGGCTGATCTCCCTGCTGACGCTGGCGGCCACCCTGTTGCCGTTTCTCATCGATCAAGCCCGCCAGGGGATCCATCCCCAACTGGAAATGGAAAGTGGCATCCTGCTGTCTGCCCCCGGTGGATCCATGGGGGTGCGGCGTGCGGCGGTGGCAACGCCCATGATGGCGAAAGAGGCCATGCAGGCGCCGGCTCCAGCCGCCGTTCCTCCGCCAGCCAGGGAACAGGCCCGGAATGAAGACCACTCCGGAAACAAGGCCAAAAAAGCCCAAACCTCCAGCGCCGGCAGGCCCGACGCCCCACCCCCGCCGCCTCGGCCCAGGCTGACCGGACTGGATCCCAAAGCCGTGGCCCAAACCGGTCCAGGTATTCCCCAATGGCAATGGCATACGGTCTCATTGCACTGGAACGGTCCGGTGACGCGGGATCAGGAGTGGCGTCTGTATCTGCTGCCCCCCTGGGCAAACCGGCTGGTGATTCTGGCCCGGATCCTGTTGGCTTTGGCCCTGGTGGTACGGATGCTGGAGATGGCCGCCATCCGACGGCCGGGAAAACAGACCGGTGTGACCGCCTCCGTTATGCTGCTGCTTCTCGGGCTGACGGGGAGTGGCTGGGCCGGGGAGATCCCGGACCAAAAAATGCTCGACACCTTGAGCAACCGGCTGCTGGAGCCTCCGGACTGTCTGCCCGCCTGCGCCAATCTGAACCGTCTGCGTCTGGAGGCGGATACGGAACGGCTGCGACTGCATCTGGAAATGCACGCCCAAAATGAAGTCGCCATCCCCTTGCCGGGTCAGTCGGGACACTGGCTCCCGGCGGAAGTGTGGCTGGACGGCAAGCCTGCGGTGGATCTCAAACGTCTCGATCAACCGGCGGACCATCCCGGCACCCTTTGGATGGTGATTCCAGCAGGCATTCACGCGGTGATGCTGGAAGGTCCGCTGCCGACCCGGGAGAATGTCCAGCTCTCCTTGCCCCTGGGGCCACGTCTGGCGGTGGCCGAAAGCCAAAGCTGGAAGGTGGAAGGAATCCACGACAACGGCACCATCGACTCCACCTTGCAGTTGCGCCGCATCCACTCCGACACACCCGGTGTCGGGGAGTCCCGGGAGAGTTGGCCGGATGTGGTCTCCCTGCCTCCGTTTCTGGAGGTGGAACGGCGCATCACCCTGGGTCTCACCTGGGAGGTGGAAACCCAGGTGCGTCGGGTGACCCGCGGGGAGAGCGCGGTGGGATTGGCACTCCCCCTGCTGGCCGGAGAGTCCATCACCACCCAGGGCATCCGGGTGGCGGAGGGCAAAGCCCAGGTGCGCCTCGCGCCCGAACAGCAGCACATCCACTGGCGTTCCACCCTGGAAAGCCGGGAACTTCTGACTCTGACCGCCCCGAAAGAGACCCTGTGGCACGAAATCTGGCAGTTAAGGGCCGCGCCTTTATGGCATGTGAGCCTGGAGGGCATCCCGGTCACCGCCATGACCGACGAATCCGGCGGTCATCAACCGGAATGGCGTCCCTGGCCCGGTGAGGAGGCCCGCATCCGGATCATTCGGCCCCAGGGGGTGGAGGGTCCGACCCTCACCCTGGAACGGTCGGATCTGTCCATCACCCCCGGTGAACGCACCACGGATGTCACTTTGACCATGACCATGCAGGCCAGTCATGGGGGTCAGCATGGGATACGGTTGCCGGAATCGGCCCGATTGCTGTCCGCCCACATCGCCGGTCGGGAGGAGTCTTTGCGTCAGGACGGACGCCAGATCATCCTGCCGGTGGCTCCCGGCACCCGCGAGGTGCGTCTGAGCTGGCGACAATCCGAAGGCATGAACTGGCGACTGGCCATGCCCCGGCCCGACCTGGGCATGGAGGGGGTGAACGCCACCTCCCGGATCACCCTGCCTCCGGATCGCTGGATCCTGTGGGTGCAAGGGCCCACCATGGGACCGGCGGTGCTGTACTGGGGGGCGCTGGTGGTCATTTTACTGGTGGCCGTGGGGCTGGGACGGATTCCCTGGCTGCCCCTCAAAACCCGTCACTGGGGCGTGCTGGGACTGGGATTGAGTACCGTGAATACCTTGCCCGCCATGATCCTGGTGGGATGGTTTCTGCTCATGGGATGGCGCGGCGCCCATCCGGAAAGCGCCAGCCGTGGCCGCTTCAACGCACGGCAGATTTTTCTGCTGCTTTGGACCGTGGCGGCAGTGGCCGCTCTGGAAGAGATTTTCCGGCATGGTCTGCTGGGCTTTCCGGATATGCAGGTGACTGGCAATTTATCCACCCCCCGGATGCTGCAATGGTTCCAGGATCGGATCGGTCCCGAGTGGCCCGCCATGCAGGTGATCTCCCTGCCCCTGTTCGCCTATCGACTGCTGATGCTGTTGTGGTCGTTGTGGCTGGCCGCGGCCCTGCTGGGCTGGATCCGCTGGGGCTGGAACTGTCTGAGCCGCGATGGCCTGTGGCGTCCCAAGGTGAAACCCGACACCATCCCCCCAACACCAGCAGGGACAATTCCGGATGACGTGAAGTAATCCAGGGTGTATAATCACCCACGCATCATCCATCCACGCATGACCAAACATCCAGCTCACAGGGGGGGATCGAGCCATGGAGTGTCCCAAATGCCGACGGGTTCATCCCGATGACGCCTACTTCTGCGCCCGGTGCGGCGTCGTCCTCCCCTGCCCGGATGCGGAAGAAGACCAGGAGGATCCGAACGGCCAATACTGCTTGCGGTGCCGTCAGTCCCGATCCATGGACCACCCCACCTTCAAACCCCGGCCTCCGGACCAGACCGGCCCATCCAAGGTGCGCAAACCCCTGCTGTGGTTTCTGGCGGTCACGGTGGTGGTCTGGCTGGGGGTCATGGCTTGGCACTTCTTGAGCGAAGACAAATATCTGAACATGAAATTCGTCATCGTTCCCCAGGGATGTTTCCAGATGGGATCCGACGACTCCCCCCGCACCGCTCCCAAACACGAAGTGTGCGTGGACTGGTTCTACATGAGCCAGTTTGAAGTCACCCAAAGCCAGTGGGAGTCGGTGATGGGACACAACCCCTCATCCCTGAACGCCTGCGGGGAAAACTGTCCGGTAAACGGCATCACCTGGGAACAGGTGCAGGTGTTCATCAACAAGCTCAACGCCCGGGGAGGCGACAAGTTCCGCCTGCCCACCGAGGCGGAGTGGGAATACGCCTGCCGGGGAGGCGCCAGACAACGCTACTGCGGCAGCGACGACGCGGATCTGGTGGCCTGGCACAGCGGCAACGCCCGGGGAGACATCCATCCGGTGGGACAAAAAGCCCCCAACGGCTTTCGACTCTTCGACATGAGCGGCAATGTCTGGGAATGGGTGACGGATCACTACGACGAACGCTACTACGCCATCTCCCCCAAAAGCAATCCCAAAGGCTCCAACACTGGCGCCCTGCGGATCTTCCGGGGAGGCAGCATCAAAAGCAGTCCCGAATTCATCCAACCCACGCAACGCAACAGCGGCGACGCCAAGAGCAATTTCGGCGATCTGGGCTTCCGGCTGGTACGCATTCCCTGATGCCCGAATCCGCCGACGCCCTCGACTCCCTCATAACGCCTTGCGCAGCCGTCGCAACTCTTCGAGCTTGCGCACCTCGTAGGAGGTGAGTCCCTGGGCGTTTTCCGGGGTCGGTTCGTGATAATACTGACGCAACACCCGCAACCGTTCCACCTCCGTCGAGGTAAGGGGAGGTTCCCAGGGGTGAATGACCAGCCAGTCGGCGGCGATGCGCACCAGTTTCTCCTGAAGCGGAAACTGTCGATAGGAGATCACCCGCAAAGCGCCACTCGGCATGCCGGCAAACACCCCCCGTGGCGGAGTCGGCCCCGGCGCGCCTCCGGATCCCCCCTGATCCCGCACCACATATCCGCCATCCCAGGCGGCCCAGACCACATCCCGCCCCCGGTCCCGATAATCATCCAGCAGCACCAGCCGTCCCCCCGGCGTGCGATTGGGGGAGTCAAGCACATAAATTTTCTCTTGCAACCAAGCGATCAAAATCACATGATGCACCCAGGCAGGCGCTGACGGGGCCAACGTGACCACACGCATCTGTTTTTCCGGAAAGCCACTCTCTTTAAGCAACAACATCTTGGCGAACGCATAATCCTCGCAATCACCACCGGTGCGGTAGGCGTCGATGGGGGTCTTCCAGATGTTTTCCGGATCATCCTGATAGACGATCCGCCGGTTGACCTGTTCCTGCACGGCTTGCAGACGGGTCAAAAACGGCAACTCCCGGATTGCGGCCAGATCGCTTTCCCATTCCGGGGAGCGGCGTTTGGCGTGATCGGCCATGAGGCGTCCCCATTTGTCGCCACGGCCCGACGAATCCTGAGGGCTGAAAGCGACCTCGAACAGCCGGGAGATGGGCAGAGGATCCACAGCGTGGGCCAAGTCGCAAGCCCCCACCATCCATATCGCCAACAGCAAAACCGGACCCAATCCGCCAGTTGTCCACCTATGAAAGGAGATCA
This sequence is a window from Magnetococcales bacterium. Protein-coding genes within it:
- a CDS encoding SUMF1/EgtB/PvdO family nonheme iron enzyme, giving the protein MECPKCRRVHPDDAYFCARCGVVLPCPDAEEDQEDPNGQYCLRCRQSRSMDHPTFKPRPPDQTGPSKVRKPLLWFLAVTVVVWLGVMAWHFLSEDKYLNMKFVIVPQGCFQMGSDDSPRTAPKHEVCVDWFYMSQFEVTQSQWESVMGHNPSSLNACGENCPVNGITWEQVQVFINKLNARGGDKFRLPTEAEWEYACRGGARQRYCGSDDADLVAWHSGNARGDIHPVGQKAPNGFRLFDMSGNVWEWVTDHYDERYYAISPKSNPKGSNTGALRIFRGGSIKSSPEFIQPTQRNSGDAKSNFGDLGFRLVRIP
- a CDS encoding transglutaminase-like cysteine peptidase, whose translation is MAHAVDPLPISRLFEVAFSPQDSSGRGDKWGRLMADHAKRRSPEWESDLAAIRELPFLTRLQAVQEQVNRRIVYQDDPENIWKTPIDAYRTGGDCEDYAFAKMLLLKESGFPEKQMRVVTLAPSAPAWVHHVILIAWLQEKIYVLDSPNRTPGGRLVLLDDYRDRGRDVVWAAWDGGYVVRDQGGSGGAPGPTPPRGVFAGMPSGALRVISYRQFPLQEKLVRIAADWLVIHPWEPPLTSTEVERLRVLRQYYHEPTPENAQGLTSYEVRKLEELRRLRKAL